The Coffea arabica cultivar ET-39 chromosome 10e, Coffea Arabica ET-39 HiFi, whole genome shotgun sequence region GTGGCATCTCCTTTTAGTGAATAACAAAATCAGATTAATTTAACTTGTAGTAGTAATCAGATTAATTTTGTTTAGTAATCTGATTAATTTAACAATATCACTTCTGGAAAGTAGTAATTGTAAATACCGGTTTGTCATGGATCCCCAGTTGAGCCCAAGTGATAACTTCTAGGAGCTCCTCCAAGGTGCCGTAGCCACCTGCATGCGCAGTAAAAGACTGGGAGTTGGCACAACGACAATTTTAAAGCGTAATATTGGAGTCCCATTAGCTGTTTCCCCATTTGTGGTTTGGTTGGGTGCACAGTTATTGATGGAGAGATTTTGATCGCTTCTACAGATGTGGCATGGATTGTCTAGTGTCAATTCCAGAAACTGTTAGGAAAAGCAACTAACTAAAGAaagactctctctctctctctctctctgataaCAACGTCGTTCGTGCTCTGCTCTCGCACATCAATTTTTTGGTCCTTAGTTGCCACACACTAGCGGCCACATGGATGATGCAGTTACGCTTACGCTCACTCTCAAAGCAAGTAAAGTAATACGGGCAACACACAATCAAGTTCAACAACATACGATGATGATGATTGTGGTAAAAGTAAAACCACACCAGAAGATGAACGATGCATATACTATACTATccatatatagagagagagagagagagagagagagagagagagagagaagagagagaagagggataattaattaattaaattaaattaaataccaGGTAAGGCTATAAATGCGTCTGCCAGTCGAGCCATTTCAGCTTTTCTTTGGTGCATTCCAGTCACAGGCCTCACCTCTCCAACAGTCTCTCCGGTTATCTGAATTAATGCGTTGGACCCGTACGTTAGCCAATTATGCATGCTTCCTCTCTTTtctacgtttttttttttttttattcttttcttttttaaaagcAATCATGGAAACGtaaaaggttgaaataaaagTTATGTATGTAGCTTGAAAAGAACTGAAGATATTCCAAGAAATCTTCTTgtgtaaaaagaagaaagaaacaactATATATATTGATCAATCAGCATAGCAATCAATTCTAATCATAGGAGTGCGATCACTTTGACCGACCGACTCGTGTCAAAAATCAGAAGATGACAGGCCAAAACCTAATCCTAACCGACCGATAAATGTTAAGCGATAATGCATGACTCATTATCCAAAGTGCAAGATACACAtacaaatttattttatttttttttttaaaaaaaaagggtgcaAGGTACACATGAATTTGGACACCAAAATGTACCCAAGTTCGTTACTACCGGAAAGTAACAGCTCCAATTACCTCTCTGGGCATAAGCGTTATGGGAATCACcctgtggaaaaaaaaaaattggaaaattttttgcaCAGGATATCAGTTCAccagaagaagaaagaatgaaagagaGGAGGAAATCGAGACGGATTCACCCTAACACGTGGCGGCCACCATTGAAGACAGCTTGGGAGACTAATCCCATCAACCCAATGCTTCCACCTCCATAAACAAGGTCAATGTTCCTTTCAACCTGCCAGTATTATTAAATTTTTGAGTACTGCTACTTTTGCtgataattttttttgcattacTTGCACGAACACGcaaattttaatttcaatcgACCGCATAAATAATAATGTAATGCTTCACGTTAATCTTGCCGATAATAACATTTCATTTTTCCCAATTATCTATGCTCGTATTTTAATGCCATGCTACCAACCGATCCAGCCTAGAGTAGTCACACAGGACACACCCCCTGATAAGAATTATAGGCTTAAGCAGCAAGTTAGTAGCTTTTGAATGAAGTCAGGATGATATAGCATAGGGGGGAAGTTGAGGTTCGTTTCGTTAGTAGCGTTTAAGTAGGTGAAGGTGAAGAATAGCTAGGGAGAGAAAATGGAGAATTAGCAACAAATGAGTTGAACAAAACAACTGAAAGTGAGTAGTAATATTAATCATGTCAAGAATAAGCAGAAGAGTTGTGGTTATAGGATGCATATGTATGCGAGCCGCCCGAGTACGTAGCTGCGCATAATATGCCGATGAAGACATGGCAAGTTAAGCAAAGCAAAGCAAAGatatgtttgtgtgtgtgcgtgtgtgcgtgtgtgtgtatatatatatatacataccaGCTGATTGGCGAGGTGAATAGCAGCCAGCTGGTAACTGGGATTCTTGCCAGGACTGCTGCCACAAAAAACACATACGCGCTTGAATCTGGAGGCTTTGGTGGGCTGCAGAGGTTGGGATTGGTGGTTGTTTTCCATAAAGAAAATCTCgcagtttattttttttcttctgtttgGATGCTTCAAACACAAGCCTGTGGTACTTTCTGAGGACCCCTATCTAAGTTCGTGTGATCAAAGAGAAACGAAGATGGATGTAGATTGTGGACGCCGAAAAAGATATATGTTGAGAGTTGGCTCGATTGGGTTGGGGGTTTGGTTTTGGACCAGGAGCAGGAGACGTTATTGgtgcgtgtgtgtgtggggGGATCATGGGATTGAGTTGGGTATGGGCATGTGTGGGTGTTAGAGCAAGTCAGCAAGTTTTCTCCTTTTGACAACACCGCAGCCAAAAAGTAAGGGAGGGAGGTATCGCGTATCGGAAGGAATTATGGAATGAATGTAGAGAATGAAGGGATGGTATGGGGGATTACGGAGCTTGCTACTAGCCTACTAGCCAGAGTCTTGTTTTATAGTATCCAGATACCgctctctcttttattttatatatactatATGCCATCCATATACGTCGTCCACTTATTGTTCTACACTTGGCCGAATTGAAACATTCAACTCAAGCTTGGAAATGGTGTCGTTTTCAACCAAAAGGCAAAAGCTTCAAAAATGGGAGGGTTGGTTTGTCCTCGTTGGCTTGGGACCCCCTACCCGCCCTCCATTTCTTCAGTTCTCCCATTAAAATTTACTAGCACCACTTCTACCCAAGttataaaagaaataattgtTTTTGTATTTCCGAATTAGTTTTTGTTATTGCTTCTCTTGCTTCTTTATCATTGATTAATATTGACGAGTAGTCGTGCAGATTCTCTGAAGCAATTAAGTTAAGAGGtgaatttcttttctttgtttttgtttccttCTTTCTCAACACATCTTGATTATTATGAGGTTGGAAGGGGAGAATTGTACTCCGAACCTCTAAAACAAACAAGCTAATAATGATTCTTTCTTTGATATTGAGATTGAAACTTTTGAACCACCCTCAAATTGGATCTTGTGTAGGCACAAGTATCTGCATCCGTGATcacaaagaaattgaaaaataaaacgtAAAGGGGGATGGtatatgaaagttgtaactcaTAATTCTCCAAACAAGTGAGGCGTGGACTTCACATGACAATGTTTGCAATGGGGTACCAACCAGAAAGGCAACTACGCGTTCCCTTTCCTCCTCAAACGCCAAACAAGAAGTAAAGCTGAGCATTGATCATTGAAATTTTGCGAGTATTTTACAGCGCAAATTAGTCCGATGAATGAAGGCGTGGGGGAAATCCGAGTTCACACAGCAACAGTCATGTGTAAAATTGGAATGGAGCAGAGGGATTGATAGCGAGTGGTGGACCGGGCGAGCTGCTGAATGATGTGGTGATGAGCGTCTATGCCACTGAGAAAATGCACGTGTCCATACTGCACCTTCTGATGTTGAAGGTAAAATCTCCATCTATCTGTGTTCATTGTTCACTGCCTGAACCTTCCAACTCTACTAAACGGTGCTTGCTCCTACCATTGACAATTGCAGACCAAACCGACCTATCATAGAAAGATAAAGCAGGCCAACTTTAGGAACGTACAGCATATTCGCCTTTGACAAGGATATTATTTGGTCAAACTAGGCATGCCAATGGGTCGAGttttattcaaatttaattcAGATTTAATATATTTAGATTTAATTTGTCGAACTCAAACCTTATCCAGATTCAAACCTAGCCTTATAAGATAATCATGGATTTAGAAAGGGTCTGATTTTTTATTATTCAGACTCAATCCCAAATACATACTGGATCCTACCCAAATTCATGTATAAatgaattatatatatatatatcaataaatttataaaataatagaaTATTCTATGTCATTGTAATTGACGCAAACAAATGAAAGATTGAATGTAAATGTAGACGATGCTTTGAAAATAAATAGTTATGATTGATAATAGTTCTTTACTTCAATTTATAATATTGCATTCAAAATCTTGAAcgttaatttttattatttaaaaataaaaattggatggtGTTTGTATTATATTTGAACtctaaatattttcaaaatatttttagttTAGTTCTTTACTGTATATTCCGAAAAAATATTCACAGATGCCTATTAGATACCCAAATCTATGAGGGTTTGGGTTTGAATTTACTTTTTCAGATCCATAAGGGTTTGGGTCCGGATCTAGGTCTAGCTAAATTTAGGGAGTGCTTGGTTGGAGGGTATAGGAATCAAGAATTggattgaatcccaaaattgtTGCTTGGCTAATGGGTATAGGTTTTGAAATCTTGGAATAATTCATGAAAAATCAGTCACTCTCCATACCCAAGTAGATTGGAGGGTTTTGATGAATCCCACATTTGATTCCAaaatctttttaaaaaaaattatttttgggattttttaaaaatatatactgGCTCTGTttctatatattaatattttttatttatatatataatattttttatttcaattttgttttataatatgtatattaatatatatttaatatatatataaatatatatatatatatattaatatacatattataaaaaaattgaaatatatatttataaatatttatacttatatatgaatatatatatatttatttcaattgatataatatatctaatatacatattaatattaatataatttatatatataataaaatataaatattaattgaaatatacatattataaaacaaaattgaaataaatatatttatatatttataaaaatatatataaataaatttataaagatatataaatatattttaaacaaaaatatttatatataaatatatattatttatttcatttgatataatataataatatacataattgaaatatacatattaatattactataatttatatatataatatacataattgaaatatacatattaatatttattaatatacatattataaaacaaaattgaaataaatatatttatatatttataaaaatatatataaataaatttataaagatatataaatatattttaaacaaaaatatttatatataaatatatattatttatttcatttgatataatataataatatacataattgaaatatacatattaatattactataatttatatatataatatacataattgaaatatacatattaatatatattaatatacatattataaaacaaaattgaaataaatatatttataaatttatataaatatatataaataaatatatttatatatttatataaatatatatatataaatatttataaatatattt contains the following coding sequences:
- the LOC113712497 gene encoding cytokinin riboside 5'-monophosphate phosphoribohydrolase LOG1-like, whose protein sequence is MENNHQSQPLQPTKASRFKRVCVFCGSSPGKNPSYQLAAIHLANQLVERNIDLVYGGGSIGLMGLVSQAVFNGGRHVLGVIPITLMPREITGETVGEVRPVTGMHQRKAEMARLADAFIALPGGYGTLEELLEVITWAQLGIHDKPVGLLNVDGYYNSLLSFIDKAVDEGFITPSARHIIVSAQTAHELISKLEQYVPKHNGVASKLSWEMEQQLVYTKKSDIAR